The genomic stretch GCTGGTCTGGTTGGCGGCCGCGGCGATGGTCGCCGCCGTGTCGCCGCCCGAGAGCGTGATCAGCTGATCCGGCTTCAGTGTGAAGCCGTAGGTGGTCTGGAAGGCCGGAAGGGCGGCCGCCGAATTGACGAACTCGGCGGAAGCGGCGAGCACCACCTTGCCGCCGCCGGCGACGTATTTGCCGAAGTCCGACAGCGTGACGAGCTTGTTCGCGTCCGTCACTTCCTTGCGCAGGGCGATCGCCCAGGTGTTGTTGGCCGGCGCCGGCGACAGCCAGACGATCTTGTTGGCATCATAGTCGAGCTTCTTGGCCGTCTCATAGGCCTTGGCGGCGTCCTTCCAGACCGGGTCATCGGCCTTCTCGAAGAAGAAGGCGGCGTTGCCGGTGTATTCGGGATAGATGTCGATCTCGCCGGCGGTGATCGCCTTGCGCACCACCGGCGTGCCGCCGAGCTGGATGCGATCCGATGTCTTGATGTTGTTGGCGTTGAGAACGAGCTGGATGATGTTGCCGAGCACGCCACCCTCGGTATCGATCTTCGAGGAGACGACCACCTGAGCACTGGCGGAAGCTGCCGTGACGGCCAGCGCCAATGCCGCGCCGGCGAAAACCTTGACTGAAAACATCGTGAAAATCCCTTGCTGTGAACCGGAATGCGGCGGCCGCATATGAGCATGGCTTCAACGGCCAGTCGGGGCACACGGTTTCATAACAATAGGTGCAGACGCAATAATTTTGTTTCAGATCGGCAAATTCAACCGAAGCAATCCTGACAGCATCATGTCAGGTCGGCATCGACCAGGGGATCAGGTACTGATTTACGCGAAGCGGTCAACTTGAGCGCGCCAAGTGCCACGAAGCACAGGACGGTGACCGGGAAGACCATCCAGTTCAGCATCTCCCAGCCCCAGGCGTTGTAGACCATGCCCGACAGCAGCGACGCGCAAGCGACGGAGCCGAACAGGACGAAGTCGTGGAAACCTTGCACCTTGCCCTTTTCCGACGGCCGGTAGCTGGCCGCCACCATGGCGGTGGCGCCGATGAAGCCGAAATTCCAGCCGAGGCCGAGCAGGATCAGGGACGTCCAGAATTGCCACAGCGCAAGGCCCGACAAGGCGACAATGGCGCAGCCGATGAGCAGGACCAGGCCGATGGCGACGATGCGCTCGGCGCCGAAGCGATGGATCAGCGAGCCGGTGAAGAAGCTCGGCGCGAACATCGCCATGACGTGCCAGGAAATGCCCAGCGTCGCGTCGTCCTCCGACAGGCCGCAGCCGACCATGGCCAGCGGCGCGCCGGTCATGACGAAGCTCATCAGCGCATAGCTGCCGACAGCGCAAAACAGCGCGGCGACGAAGCGCGGCTTGGTGACGATTTCGGCCAGGGGCCTGGCATCGCCGTCGGAAACGTCAACCTTGCTCGGCGTCTTCGCCGGCAGGCGCAGAAACGACAGGATGACAGCGCCCACCGCCGCCAGCGGCAGGATGGAGGCGAACGAGCCGGCAAACATCACCGGTGCGAACAGTTCCCGGGTGAAGATGACGATCTGCGGCCCGAGGATGGCGGTGATGATGCCGCCGGCCAGCACGAAGGAAATGGCGCGCGCCTTGAACTCCGGCGGCGCGTTGTCGGCGGCGGCGAAGCGGAACTGCTGGACGAAGGCGCCACCGATGCCGATCACCAGCAGCGCGAACGCGAACAGCCAGAAACTGCCGTGGAAGAGCGCCAGTGTGGCAAGCAGGCCGCCAAGCGCGGTGACGACGGTTCCGGTCATGAAGCCGCCGCGCTGGCCCAGCCGGCGAATGATGGCCGCGGCAGGCAAGGCTCCGAGCGCGACACCGATGTTGAAGCCGGTGATCGGCGCCGTCGCCAGCGATTTGTCGGCGCCTAGCAGATATTGTCCCGCCAGCGCGCCCATGGAAATGGCGATGGGCGCCGCGGAGCCGATGATCGCCTGCGAGACGGCGAGGATCAGCGCGGTGCGCCGCGCCTCCCTGCTCGTCTCGATGGCGATTGATGTCACGATGCGTCCTTGCCGCGCCCCTCGCCACGCACCCGGCGTGACACGCGGTCGAGCACGGCATTGACCAGCTTCGGCTCGTCTTCCTCGTAGAAGGCCTTGGCGATGTCGACATATTCCGAAACGATGACCGCCACCGGAACGTCGTCGCGCTTCATCAATTCATAGACGCCGGCGCGCAGGATGGCGCGCAGCGTCGAATCGAGCCGCGACAGCGGCCAGTCATCGGTCAGCGCCTGGCGGATGACCGGATCGATGGTCTTCTGGTCCTCGACGACGCCGGTCAGGATGGCGCGGAACCATTGGGCATCCGCCTCGCGATAGAGCGCGCCGTCGACTTCCTTGCCAAGCCGGAACGCCTCATATTCGGCGGTGATTTCGAAGACGCCACTACCGGCGACATCCATCTGATAGAGCGCCTGCACGGCGGCCAGACGCGCCGCGCCGCGCTTGTTGGCATGGCGCACGGCGGGCTGTCCGGGCGAAGCGGGTTCGCTCACGAGCGCGCCCCCAATTGTTCCTTGAGCGCAATCATGGTCAGCGCCGCGCGCGCGGCAAATCCGCCCTTGTCGCCTTCCGAGCGCTTGGCCCGCGTCCAGGCCTGGGCATCGTTTTCGGTGGTGAGGATGCCGTTGCCGATACAGACCGAGTCCTGCACGGACAGGTCCATCAGCGCGCGGCTGGATTCATTGGCGACGATGTCGAAGTGATAGGTGTCGCCGCGGATGATGGTGCCGAGCGCAACGAAGCCATCATAACTCGTGCCGCCTTCCGCCGCGCCGTCCAGCGCGAATGTGATCACTGCGGGAATTTCGAGCGAACCTGGAACGGTGACGACGTCGTAGGTCGCGCCCGCTTCCTCGAGCGCGCTCGTCGCGCCGTCGAGCAGCGCGTCGGCAAGGTCGTCGTGAAAGCGCGCTTCGACAATCAGCAGATGCGCCTTCGCCTTCGGACGAATGAAGGCTTTGCCGTGTTGGGATGTGCCTGCCATAAAAATCTCCGGGGGGTTGCCGGTGACTTAGGCCGAAGCCGGATTGATCGCAAGCGGAAGATTGAGGGAGGTGCGTTAGGCCTATCGTCTCTTTGGGGACGGCGCCAAGACCGGGCAGTTCGTACCAACGCTTTCAGCCCAGGCAACAACGGCTTCGTGATCCACCACACGGCCGGCATCTACATCCGCCAAAGCTTCCCGAGTGAGCCGCTCTTGCTCTTTGGAATTCCCGCTTTCCGTCACAGGCTATAGCCCCTCTTTCGCCGCTTCCGCCAGCCGCGCGGCGTAGCGGGCCATGGTGTCGATCTCGAGATTGACGCGATCGCCGGCCTTGCGTTCGCCCCAGGTGGTGACGGTCAGCGAGTGGTGGATCAACAGCACGTCGAAGCGGACGCCCTCAACCTTGTTGACGGTGAGCGACGTGCCGTCGAGCGCGACGGAGCCCTTTGGTGCGATGAATTTCGCCAGATGGCGCGGCGCCTCCAGCGTGAAGCGCACCGCGTCGCCCTCGTCCTTGCGTTCGACGATCTCGGCCATCCCGTCGACATGGCCAGACACGATGTGGCCGCCGAGTTCGTCACCGATCTTCAGCGCCCGCTCAAGATTGACCTTGCTGCCGGATTTCCAGCCCGAAGCCGTGGTCAGCCGCAAGGCCTCTTCCCATGCCTCGACCTCGAACCAGCGCGCGTTCGAGCCATGTTCGGGCAAAGCCGTGACCGTCAGGCAGACGCCGCCGCAGGAGATCGAGGCGCCGATGGCGATGGTTTCGGGGTCATAGGCGGTGTCGATGCGCAGACCGACGCCTTCGCTGAGCGGCTTGACGGCGGCGACGGTGCCGATATCGGTGACAATTCCGGTGAACATGACGCTATCTTCCCGTTTTGACCATGACCTTGTCCGAAAACCGGGTCCCACTTTTCGGGATCATGGTCTAGAGGTCTCTTACCCATTCGGCGTAGCTGTCCTCGCCGAAGCGCATTTCGCGCAGTTTGCGGAAGCCTGCCGGGATATGGTCGGCATCGACCGGCGATGCAATGCCATCCTCGCCAATCGCCTCCGGCCCCTGGAACAAGACGATGCGGTCGACCAGCTCTTCGTCCAGGAATGCCCTGGCGACCTGGGCGCCGCCCTCGACCAGCACGCTTGCCATGCCTAGCGCCGCCAGGTCTTCCAGCAGTTCCGGCAAGGCGACGACGCCGTCATGCGTTTCGGTGCCGATGAAGCGCACGCCGGCGCGTTCGAGTGCGGCGCGACGGTGCGGATCGGCTTCAAGACAGGAAGCGACATAAAGCGGAACGCGGTCGACACCGGAAACAAGCTTCGAGGCTTCCGGGAGCCGTATCTGGCGATCGAGGATGATGCGCGCCGGCGAACGGTTTTCCAGCCCCGGCAACCGCACGGTCAGCGCCGGATCATCCTCCAGCGCCGTGCCGATGCCGATCAGGATGGCATCCGACTCCGCGCGCATCAGATAGACGTCACGGCGCGCGATCTCACCGGTGATCGCAACCTGGCCGGCGCCTTTCCTGCCGATCTTGCCGTCGCTCGAAAGTGCAAGCTTCAGCGTCACTTCCGGGCGTTTTCGCAGGGATCGAATCAAATAGCCCGCCATCTGCTCGGCGGCTTCCGTGGCCAGCACCTTCTCGACCACCTCGATGCCGGCGGCGCGCAGGATGGCGTAGCCCTTGCCTGAAACGCGCGGATCCGGATCGCTGGCAGCCCCCACGACGCGCGCAATACCGGCGTTGACCAGCGCGTTGGCGCAAGGCGGGGTGCGGCCGTGATGGGCGCAAGGTT from Mesorhizobium sp. 113-3-3 encodes the following:
- the ribD gene encoding bifunctional diaminohydroxyphosphoribosylaminopyrimidine deaminase/5-amino-6-(5-phosphoribosylamino)uracil reductase RibD, which encodes MAASQRSEAEQAALDRRFMAAALRLSRRNAGRTSTNPSVGTLIVRDDGAGPMIVGTGVTAVGGRPHAETEALAEAGELARGATAYVTLEPCAHHGRTPPCANALVNAGIARVVGAASDPDPRVSGKGYAILRAAGIEVVEKVLATEAAEQMAGYLIRSLRKRPEVTLKLALSSDGKIGRKGAGQVAITGEIARRDVYLMRAESDAILIGIGTALEDDPALTVRLPGLENRSPARIILDRQIRLPEASKLVSGVDRVPLYVASCLEADPHRRAALERAGVRFIGTETHDGVVALPELLEDLAALGMASVLVEGGAQVARAFLDEELVDRIVLFQGPEAIGEDGIASPVDADHIPAGFRKLREMRFGEDSYAEWVRDL
- a CDS encoding MFS transporter; translated protein: MTSIAIETSREARRTALILAVSQAIIGSAAPIAISMGALAGQYLLGADKSLATAPITGFNIGVALGALPAAAIIRRLGQRGGFMTGTVVTALGGLLATLALFHGSFWLFAFALLVIGIGGAFVQQFRFAAADNAPPEFKARAISFVLAGGIITAILGPQIVIFTRELFAPVMFAGSFASILPLAAVGAVILSFLRLPAKTPSKVDVSDGDARPLAEIVTKPRFVAALFCAVGSYALMSFVMTGAPLAMVGCGLSEDDATLGISWHVMAMFAPSFFTGSLIHRFGAERIVAIGLVLLIGCAIVALSGLALWQFWTSLILLGLGWNFGFIGATAMVAASYRPSEKGKVQGFHDFVLFGSVACASLLSGMVYNAWGWEMLNWMVFPVTVLCFVALGALKLTASRKSVPDPLVDADLT
- the osmF gene encoding glycine betaine ABC transporter substrate-binding protein OsmF; the encoded protein is MFSVKVFAGAALALAVTAASASAQVVVSSKIDTEGGVLGNIIQLVLNANNIKTSDRIQLGGTPVVRKAITAGEIDIYPEYTGNAAFFFEKADDPVWKDAAKAYETAKKLDYDANKIVWLSPAPANNTWAIALRKEVTDANKLVTLSDFGKYVAGGGKVVLAASAEFVNSAAALPAFQTTYGFTLKPDQLITLSGGDTAATIAAAANQTSGANAAMVYGTDGGIAPSGLVVLEDDKGVQPVYQPAPIIRESVLKQHPEIETLLKPVFAKLDLVTLQELNGRVQVGGEPVKGVAEDFLKKNGFLK
- the nusB gene encoding transcription antitermination factor NusB, producing the protein MSEPASPGQPAVRHANKRGAARLAAVQALYQMDVAGSGVFEITAEYEAFRLGKEVDGALYREADAQWFRAILTGVVEDQKTIDPVIRQALTDDWPLSRLDSTLRAILRAGVYELMKRDDVPVAVIVSEYVDIAKAFYEEDEPKLVNAVLDRVSRRVRGEGRGKDAS
- a CDS encoding riboflavin synthase is translated as MFTGIVTDIGTVAAVKPLSEGVGLRIDTAYDPETIAIGASISCGGVCLTVTALPEHGSNARWFEVEAWEEALRLTTASGWKSGSKVNLERALKIGDELGGHIVSGHVDGMAEIVERKDEGDAVRFTLEAPRHLAKFIAPKGSVALDGTSLTVNKVEGVRFDVLLIHHSLTVTTWGERKAGDRVNLEIDTMARYAARLAEAAKEGL
- the ribH gene encoding 6,7-dimethyl-8-ribityllumazine synthase gives rise to the protein MAGTSQHGKAFIRPKAKAHLLIVEARFHDDLADALLDGATSALEEAGATYDVVTVPGSLEIPAVITFALDGAAEGGTSYDGFVALGTIIRGDTYHFDIVANESSRALMDLSVQDSVCIGNGILTTENDAQAWTRAKRSEGDKGGFAARAALTMIALKEQLGARS